agcaggtacGTTGAGTCTCCATCGATGGTGGGCTTCTTCTTTGACCCACGAAGGGAGAGCCATAAGGGGCCTGCACGTAAGGAGGAGTTTCGAGATAGTCCCACATTGTATTTGTGTGACTTGACGATCATGTATAACAAAACACAAACGAAGCTTCATCGGTCAATACGATCGAAAACCAAAACACCAAAAGCTTCAATGGCCAATACGATCAAATGTCTCTTGAAACTCTTCTACAAGCCAAAACCCTTTCTCTACAGCATTTTGTAAACCTAGTATTGCAAAATCCAGGTAAatagacagagagagagagagagagagagagagagtaaccaGAGAAGCCTAGAGTTTCATCAAGTGAAGAGACGAAGTGAACATAGAACCCTAGAGTTACATCGAGTGGAGAGACGAAGTGAACAGAGAACCctattcctctttctcttcacaTGTGTTTAATCAAGTGAAGATAATATTTCAAACCCATTATGTGTTTTTCACGGGTTCTCTCAAGTGCTTTGCAGTCCTATCGAAAGTCCCTACGACTTCATCTCTCCAGACCACTAGATCACCTAGTCAACACGTGTCAAATAGTTGTGATGCGCACCCCACACCGTACAGGAGCTGAATCCTGATAACGCTCCCACATTTGGTCCCTAACATGTCTCACTGTCTCTAtcctcatgattttttttttcatttatttaattatttgtaaTATACCGTACATTTAAAGAGTATTCTAAAGGGAAAATTTTCCCTTTAGAATTATTAATATTAACTATTAAGTTATTATTAGattatatttttgtaattagATCTAAACAGATAATATTATATCtagtctaaaactgaaatattcATATTCATACCCAATTATTTTTCGAACGAATTCAAAATgtttttaaaaatcaatttttagaaTATAGATTCCTCTGAATAAATATGAACAATACGAATTTTCAATTATCCATTTAATCTCTATGTGTAAAGAATTTTCAATGAATTTATAGATAGGATTTAGTTTTAGATTGGTGCATGGCTTGTGAAATTTAAACAAAACTCAATCATGCTGATCCATTCATTATCACTTCCCTTTCTATTTCgagtggcttttttttttttttttttcaaccttgttaaattcttgattttttatgcaTCATTTATCCCATATTTCAACACGTGTTTAATTATATTAGGAGAGTATTTACTCTCCACATAAGGTAGTATGCTAACACACGACCAAggtcttacccaaaaaaaaaaaaacatgaaaatgaaTAAAGGTACTTCTCTTCCAATTTCAtgctatttccttttttttttttttcttctaattaatGTCAAAAATATGGTGGGACTCACATTATCTTCTTCCAATCCATTTgtcccaaacccaaacccacagAGCTGCTGCCGCGGAAATCATGAACAGTAAACATAAACCCACCTTATATCGCCGTAGTCAAGAATGTCTTACAGACTCTTACAATAATTGAAAAGCCCAACCTGAGAAAAACTAACCCGGCAGTGGGCTTAAGTAGTTTTCAGTTTTGATTGGGTTGAGCTTTGGCTAAACAATCTCGGGTGTATTGGGCTTGTAATGAGCCAAAAAGGTTGGAAAATTGTTAGGCTATGGTATACATACATAGggctatgcttttttttttttttttgctataagtcagtaagaatatattaaaaattaaagataagaTGTACAAGAATTAATGTCTAAGCATACCAGATGGAAAAGTAAAAAGGTAATTTCCCTCTCCACTTTCGACATTTCCATTAGCTAAGAGGAAATCAACACAAATACTTTTTGCCTTATAGTTCCACCactggcattgccatcagcaaaaactaaaagacaaaaaaacacAAGCACATCTATAAATATAACGTTTCAGTGAAATTTATACCTTGGTCTATGTAAGTCTTCTCACAAAATCTCAGCCACAAAAGATGGACTAGTCTCCCAAGAAAAGGAAGCTCGAAGGCAAGCACtctttttttccaataaaactGCTATTGTGTTTGTCTCCCTAAAGCAATAAATTAGGGAGGGACCCTTGGGCTACCCTTTTATATCGAAAATGTACAGTACAAAAGGTTGGGTTCCTTTCCACGTAGAGGGACCTATAAGTCCCTAAGTATTATCATCAATTTAAAGGGGTTGAGAAACTTCACTTACAATTTTGACATAGAAGGGAGAAGACCCTTTCATCAAAAGATATAAAAAGGTGAATAAtggatatctctctctcttatcttaaCTGTTAAAGGAAGAATGTCGCTCTTTTATTTAAGATCTAAATAAAATGTCCAGGCTGTGGACTGAAGTAATTTTCATCGGGTTGGGCTTCGGCTCAATGATCCTAAACCTAAGGTTGTATTGGGCTTCTTATACTTTGGGTAGGGGTTTGGGCCACTCTTCCAGCCCATCCTACCCGCCTAAGTTCCATCCCGTATTGGTGAATGTTGTATTGTTATTTGTTAATGCACCTGTTTGTGTTCTATCGATTTTGATCCAACCAAAGCAAGCGACCCAACAAACAAAAAGCGAATTGAGGACTACCCTATCAAGTGTTCCTACTGAAGGGTAAGCATAGGGGTGGCAATCGTTTAGTTTGGTCCGGTTTGGGTCGGGCTATAATACTTTCAGTTTGGAATTAGGCCAAAAAAGTCTAATCGTTAAGACAAAGTTTGGTTTTGTTggatttttgtttcattttaatttggtttggtttggtcttttATTGGATCACCATAATGGACTCTTCTCGGTCTATTATTGGTTCGGTCTTGGTTGTTCATGAATATACATTGAAAAGTAAGGtaaaagttttcctccaccagCTTGTGGGAAAAATCAGTTGCCCACTGGTGATATGACCATAAGATGGGGTTCTTGTCCCATCAACGAATTCTCACCCCTACCTGTTGACAAACTTAAAAATACCCATCTCGTTGTGACGTATTGATGATGATTTGCAAAGAATTCTCCTTTAACCGTGGGGTGTgggaaaacttggtccaaaaaattaatgaaaaacaTGTTTTTAATGGTTTTTGGCTTTCATTGGTTTGCatgttattttgttttttggtttttctgtatttcttttgtttttgtttttgtttttttatttttatttttattttttcagattttagCTGATGTCATTATCCATTTCATAGGTGGGGCCGTGGGGGTAGATGGATCGTTTTCCCTCATGTGTCTAAGCGCATGGGCCACGCTCCCCTGTAGATAACATTTATTTCCCCAAAATAACATAGGAAAAAGATAGTGCAGACTTTACATACAAAGTCAAAATGTCTTGGATTACTTTGGAGATGAGGCAGTTCTACTTAGTGATAGAAATTGTTTATCTTTTCGATTTTCTTTTCGATTTCCCTTCCTTCATAGTTGGTTAAATATTTAAAGAATAGTAAGTAGGGTGTTTTTTCAACTAGGCCTTAAAATAGAGTTGAACACATGACCacttaattttgaggtgttggcCTTAGCCTACTAAGCAACCCCTTGGGGTATAGGAGTttggatcaggtcctcgtatGCGAACCAATCTCGTACGGTGTCTGATCCACACTTAAAATCCACTCAATGTGAAAACTTGctataagaagagagagattgagtaGATTACATGTGTGAATCAGGCACTAAGAACCTGACCCAAACTTTAAGAATACAAAGTAAGCACATCTCCCATATAATTCTAATGTAACCCACTACTTTACTCCCACGACTACATATCTCCCTCTCCATGCTACATAAAATGAGTCATTACAAGACATTACCATCAggaattctagagagagagagagaacttttcTTTGTACAGCACAAATTTTACACAGGAGAAGATTTGTTTTTATTGACACTGGTCCAATTCCGTTAAGGTTTCCACGACCCTGTTCGAAACTCTTTCCAGCAGATCAGACCAATCCCTGGAAGACCCATCTGAGAACCACTAGTTAAAATGTTTCtaaatttcaagaaatcataatttcctttaaaaaattataaaaaatcttGTTACTTACCCATTGGACGAATTAAAAGAGATGCCCAGCCTACCCTTCGCCAGCTGAAGCGCCAGTCTAAACCTATGCAGCTGCTTGGTCGGATAGATTCCATCGTCTACAAGCACAAGATCAGAGGGATTGACATCATAGAAGATGGGAATGACCTTCTTCTTGCATTCCATCATCAGAGCCAATTCCTTGAGACAGTTTTCTGAAGTGCAGTAATTTGGAGAGAAGATGGCTACCCCAACCGTACAGTCCCTTATAGCAGTTTCAATGACCTCCTCGAGTTTGTCCCCAAGCTTCATGGTCTTATAGTCCAAAAAGGGATGGAGATTTAGGTGGACGAAACGATCATAAAGCAAGGCAGCAATGTTGCGCTTCATGTCCATCCCACGGTGGTTTATGAAGATGTCAAAAGGTGGAGGCAGCGACATGCACTGGGTACGCAAGCCTTTATATTTGGGCGTAGGAGTGTTACCAAACAAAAAACACTTGCCCATGAAAGAAAGAACTGAAGACGAAGCTTTTTGacaaaaac
This genomic stretch from Macadamia integrifolia cultivar HAES 741 chromosome 2, SCU_Mint_v3, whole genome shotgun sequence harbors:
- the LOC122091717 gene encoding TIR-only protein-like, whose amino-acid sequence is MSLPPPFDIFINHRGMDMKRNIAALLYDRFVHLNLHPFLDYKTMKLGDKLEEVIETAIRDCTVGVAIFSPNYCTSENCLKELALMMECKKKVIPIFYDVNPSDLVLVDDGIYPTKQLHRFRLALQLAKGRLGISFNSSNGDWSDLLERVSNRVVETLTELDQCQ